A single window of Engraulis encrasicolus isolate BLACKSEA-1 chromosome 20, IST_EnEncr_1.0, whole genome shotgun sequence DNA harbors:
- the LOC134435998 gene encoding uncharacterized protein LOC134435998: MEEENEGYEHFYDPVSHSGFLEDKLRNIRRSLRDDQRRYRRRGGSSEVLVRLEEVVESDESVKEWITVIKRMKPTPENRSSIKMGMDKTYTHRRYWISSQSPTLAEIVEHYPRFIDMPYLIDSEFARMFPDKADAFLRKWEPTIVPKLLKLACLEKKEDYTEDESAESSSFRALRMLVQYLPPTASGRSKGWTKCSVKAAMAYMLEIKPIWLKTDLKRVVNREKTEGKKRQLDRWRL, encoded by the exons ATGGAAGAGGAAAACGAAGGATAT GAACATTTCTACGATCCTGTAAGCCACTCTGGCTTTCTGGAAGACAAACTAAGAAATATCCGGCGGAGTCTGAGGGATGACCAGCGGCGTTACCGCAGACGGGGAGGATCATCTGAAGTCTTGGTTAGACTGGAGGAAGTTGTGGAAAGCGATGAGTCTGTGAAAGAATGGATCACTGTAATTAAGAGGATGAAGCCTACTCCCGAAAATCGGTCATCGATAAAGATGGGAATGGACAAAACCTACACACACCGAAGATACTGGATTTCTAGTCAATCACCCACTCTGGCAGAGATTGTGGAACACTACCCACGCTTCATCGACATGCCCTATCTG ATTGACAGCGAGTTCGCGAGGATGTTTCCAGACAAAGCAGATGCCTTCCTCCGCAAATGGGAACCCACCATCGTCCCAAAGCTTCTGAAACTCGCGTGCCTTGAGAAGAAAGAAGACTACACAGAGGATGAGAGTGCTG AATCAAGTAGCTTCAGAGCCCTCAGGATGCTCGTCCAGTATCTCCCCCCTACTGCATCAGGACGGAGTAAAGGGTGGACCAAATGCAGTGTAAAGGCGGCAATGGCCTACATGTTGGAGATAAAGcca ATTTGGCTCAAAACAGACCTGAAGCGTGTGGTGAACAGGGAGAAAACAGAAGGGAAGAAGAGACAGCTGGATAGATGGAGACTATAA